The Salvia miltiorrhiza cultivar Shanhuang (shh) chromosome 1, IMPLAD_Smil_shh, whole genome shotgun sequence genome has a window encoding:
- the LOC131005604 gene encoding dirigent protein 23-like, whose amino-acid sequence MATQNLIPLLIILVSAILACVEAQTSDQTSWAKRNETEKEVITTLQFYFHDVVSGPNPTAIRIAQAASTNASSYLFGALWMIDDPLTVGPGPSSKLIGRARGLYGSVGQTDWGLIMALSYVFTDGIYDGSSFSLLGFNPVMKSGREMAVVGGTGLFRLARGYAIANTYQANANGDAIVGYNVTIVTYV is encoded by the coding sequence atggcaaCTCAAAATCTAATCCCACTTCTAATCATTCTCGTCTCTGCCATTTTGGCTTGTGTTGAAGCTCAAACAAGCGATCAAACCTCATGGGCCAAGCGCAACGAAACCGAAAAAGAAGTGATCACAACGCTCCAATTCTACTTCCACGACGTCGTTAGTGGGCCCAACCCGACCGCGATTAGGATCGCCCAAGCCGCCTCGACCAACGCCTCCTCCTACCTCTTCGGGGCGCTCTGGATGATCGATGACCCGTTGACCGTGGGGCCCGGCCCGTCTTCCAAGCTCATTGGGCGGGCTCGGGGCCTCTATGGGTCGGTCGGGCAGACCGACTGGGGGCTGATCATGGCCCTTAGCTATGTGTTCACCGATGGCATATACGATGGTAGCTCGTTTAGCCTTCTAGGTTTCAACCCGGTCATGAAGTCGGGCCGGGAGATGGCCGTGGTCGGTGGCACCGGGCTTTTCCGGCTGGCCCGGGGGTACGCCATCGCGAATACCTACCAGGCTAATGCTAACGGGGATGCTATTGTTGGATACAATGTTACTATTGTTACTTATGTTTAA
- the LOC131005605 gene encoding dirigent protein 23-like, which yields MAIQNQIPLLITLASTIAFCAQAQNGDQATWAKRVDSGDQVVTTLQFYFHDKLSGQNPSAIEIARPLQGGAALPGQFGKLLMIDDALTVGPDPSSKLVGRARGLYGSAAQAELNLIMALSYVFTDGIYDGSSLSLLSINSALNSPREMSVVGGTGLFRLARGYAVAQTYSADVSGDAVVGYNVTVATNI from the coding sequence ATGGCAATCCAAAATCAAATTCCACTTCTCATCACTCTTGCTTCAACCATTGCCTTTTGTGCTCAAGCCCAAAACGGCGATCAAGCCACGTGGGCCAAGCGAGTTGACTCGGGCGATCAAGTGGTGACGACTCTCCAATTCTATTTCCACGACAAACTCAGCGGCCAAAACCCGAGCGCGATCGAGATAGCTCGACCGTTGcagggcggcgccgccctccCCGGTCAATTCGGCAAGCTCTTGATGATCGACGACGCGTTGACCGTGGGGCCCGACCCCTCGTCCAAGCTCGTGGGCCGGGCCCGGGGGCTGTACGGCTCGGCCGCGCAGGCCGAGCTGAACTTGATCATGGCCCTTAGCTATGTTTTCACCGACGGAATATACGACGGCAGCTCCTTGAGCCTTCTTAGCATCAATTCCGCGTTGAATTCGCCGCGGGAGATGTCGGTGGTGGGCGGGACCGGGCTTTTCCGGCTGGCCCGGGGCTACGCCGTCGCGCAGACCTACTCGGCCGATGTTAGCGGGGATGCCGTTGTTGGGTACAATGTTACGGTTGCTACCAATATATGA